From the Lolium rigidum isolate FL_2022 chromosome 2, APGP_CSIRO_Lrig_0.1, whole genome shotgun sequence genome, one window contains:
- the LOC124691270 gene encoding probable calcium-binding protein CML21 yields MVEAMQQRAQEGTSLRSFNSVIMKFPKIDESLRNCRIIFQQFDEDSNGEIDQLELKHCFQKLDISFTDEEIKDLFEACDIYEHMGMKFNEFIVFLCLVYLLNDPAVSEARKRMGLGNLEPTFETLVDAFVFLDKNKDGYVSKSEVIEAINETSAGERSSGRIGVKRFEEMDWDKNGTVTFKEFLFAFTRWVGLDENEDDDDDDE; encoded by the exons ATGGTTGAGGCCATGCAGCAGAGGGCACAGGAAGGGACTTCTCTGAGATCATTCAATAGTGTCATTATGAAGTTCCCTAAAATTGATGAGAGTTTGAGGAACTGCAGGATTATCTTTCAGCAATTTG ATGAAGATTCAAATGGTGAAATAGATCAACTGGAACTGAAGCATTGTTTCCAAAAGCTGGATATCTCATTCACAGATGAGGAGATAAAAGATCTATTTGAGGCGTGTGACATTTATGAACATATGGGCATGAAGTTTAATGAGTTCATTGTCTTCCTGTGCCTTGTTTATCTTCTCAATGATCCAGCTGTGTCAGAAGCA AGAAAAAGAATGGGACTCGGTAACCTTGAGCCTACTTTTGAGACACTGGTTGACGCATTTGTCTTCTTGGATAAGAACAAAGATGGATATGTCAGTAAGAGTGAGGTGATAGAAGCGATCAATGAGACCTCTGCAGGAGAGCGTTCTTCTGGGCGCATAGGCGTGAAAAGATTTG AGGAAATGGATTGGGACAAGAACGGAACTGTAACATTCAAGGAGTTTCTCTTTGCTTTTACTCGCTGGGTCGGGCTTGACGAGAatgaagacgatgacgacgatgatgaatgA